A genomic window from Lycium ferocissimum isolate CSIRO_LF1 unplaced genomic scaffold, AGI_CSIRO_Lferr_CH_V1 ctg6729, whole genome shotgun sequence includes:
- the LOC132045464 gene encoding plastocyanin, chloroplastic-like produces the protein MATVTSSAVAISSFTGLKSCASSASRVSTASAKVAATPASRLAVKAYLKDVGAVVVATVSSAMLASNAVALEVLLGSDDGGLAFVPGSFEVAAGEKITSKNDAGFPQFRVCFVLGIYGWGDVRGWVGSGVGWVKMLGRVRIR, from the coding sequence ATGGCCACTGTCACCTCTTCTGCTGTTGCTATCTCTTCTTTCACTGGCCTCAAGTCTTGTGCTTCCTCAGCTTCCAGAGTTAGCACCGCCTCCGCCAAGGTGGCCGCTACCCCGGCCTCCAGATTGGCCGTGAAGGCGTATTTGAAAGACGTCGGTGCTGTCGTTGTCGCCACCGTCTCTAGCGCAATGCTTGCTAGCAATGCCGTGGCTCTTGAAGTGTTGCTTGGTAGCGATGATGGTGGTCTTGCTTTTGTTCCCGGAAGCTTTGAAGTTGCCGCAGGTGAGAAAATTACGTCCAAGAACGATGCCGGGTTCCCCCAATTTAGGGTCTGTTTTGTTTTGGGTATTTACGGGTGGGGGGATGTAAGAGGGTGGGTTGGGTCAGGAGTGGGTTGGGTTAAAATGTTGGGGCGGGTCCGAATTAGGTGA